The nucleotide sequence ttttgtagATTCCAAGAGATTGTTCCTCTTAATGCTGGTAACGTTCTTGGAGCTGAAGACAACGGTCCCGCCAAAAAATGGCACTCCCTCATAAGAAAAACACTCAACAACCTCCCAGGAACAAGCAGCCTCTCTCACACTCCATCTCCCATCCCTGTCCCCATTGCAGAGATTGATGCTGACTTCTCTGGATCTTCTAGACAAACCTTCTTCAACAGACGCTCTTTCCAGACCCCAAGCATCTGGAGAACGGACGAGAACGACTCTTCGGCCACACAACCACCGCTTGAGCGTCGTTTAAGCGTGTGTGATCGTGTCTTCTTCAGTCATAGACCGAGTGACTTTGACCCTAGCTTCAGGTGCAGTCACAGGCCTAGTGATTACTCTAGAGCAAGTGATTACTACTCAAGACCGAGTGATTATTACTCTAGAGCGAGTGATTACTCTAGGCAGAGTGATGTCTCTCGGTGTAGTTACTCAGATGATGATTATGCTCCAGGGGATTCACCAAGCACAGGCTTGTATTCGCCAGGGTCGAACGAGAATGGTTCTAGAATCTCTTGGAACTCTTCTCAGTATTGTTTGGTGGCTAGCAAGCAGATGGTTGGTATCTTTTTGACAGTTTGGGTGAAAAGTGAGTTGAGAGAACATGTCAAGAACATGAAAGTGTCTTGTGTTGGGAGAGGATTAATGGGTTATCTTGGAAACAAGGTAAAGCTCTTGTGCTGCTTCTACTATCACTTGAGTTAGTTGATGGATTGTTTAAAATGTGCTGTTATGGTTCTTTGTAGGGATCAATCTCTATTAGTATGTTGCTTCACCAAACAAGCTTTTGCTTTGTCTGCACTCACTTGACATCAGGACAAAAGGAAGGAGATGAGCTGAGGAGAAACTCTGATGTGATGGAGATACTCAAGAAGACAAGGTTTCCTCGTGTCCAGAGTTCTGCAGGAGAGAAGTCTCCAGAGAATATACTTCAGCATGAGTAAGTGAATCCTGAGTCTCTTGGAATGAGTccaatgttttgttttgtacttaaatgttttgtttccatTTGATTCAGTCGAGTAATATGGCTTGGTGATCTGAATTACCGGATAGCACTCTCTTACCGATCTGCTAAAGCACTTGTTGAGATGCAAAACTGGAGGGCATTACTAGAGAACGACCAGTTAAGGATAGAGCAGAAACGAGGACATGTGTTTAAAGGATGGGACGAAGGGAAGATCTACTTCCCACCAACTTACAAATACTCAACTAACTCAGATAGATATGCAGGAGATGACTTGCATCCCAAGGAGAAACGTCGCACTCCTGCTTGGTTAGTGTTTCTTTAATTCACAATCCTATAATCAAGAACCATGTACTGATCTGagtttctgtttttctttgtgtTATTAAAAAAGGTGTGATCGAATACTATGGTATGGAGAAGGACTGCATCAGTTATGTTATGTAAGAGGGGAGTCAAGATTCTCGGATCATAGACCAGTTTATGGCATATTCAGCGCAGAGGTTGAGTCAAATCACAAGAGATTAAAACGAGCCACGAGCTACTCTACTTCAAGGGTCCAAGCTGAAGAACTCTTGCCTTACCCAAGAGGATACACCGAGCTAACTTTTTTCTAAAAGGTTCAGTGACCATCTCTATCCATAGAACTAACCAGAAAATTAGGAGATTGCAGATAGAATGTAGTGTCAGTGACATGAACCTATCGAGGGTGGTAGACTAGTAGTAGTTGTTGTTGTGGTCCTGAAAACTCATAATAGAGACTTAAGTCTATTTAAGACACTGGTCTGCATTTATATACATCAGCCAAGAAAGTAGCCCACACGTTTCTCCTATTATATCATTTAAGGCACTGGATATGATTTGATGGGATATGATTATCTCTGCATCGTCAGTGAAAACAACTGATTAGGAAACTGTAAGATTCGTTTGTATCATTCTTGATAAAGAAAAGATTCTGAAAATCTTGTAAGAGTTAATTATTGTGTATGTATCTTCATCATATCTTGATCACTTATGGTATATGATTTTATTCGGCTTTTGTCAGGtgtattaaagtttttttttaaaatttattgttggtgtttgaagctttgaagagtgATGGAGACATTACATTGCTTCTTTTAACACAAAAGGAAACAGGTTTGGTCCAACTTCTCTTATGTCTGTTTCCggtttggtattttttttt is from Brassica napus cultivar Da-Ae chromosome A4, Da-Ae, whole genome shotgun sequence and encodes:
- the LOC106446986 gene encoding type IV inositol polyphosphate 5-phosphatase 7, which gives rise to MRDDKSKKSKLSWSKKMVRKWFNIKSKTEEFQADVSLPQVVEVEHRSSISEKEPSTIKKSKAEKLNKNWEQQARQRRMNYENPRIIDVQNYSIFVATWNVAGRSPPEDLNLDEWLHSSAPADIYVLGFQEIVPLNAGNVLGAEDNGPAKKWHSLIRKTLNNLPGTSSLSHTPSPIPVPIAEIDADFSGSSRQTFFNRRSFQTPSIWRTDENDSSATQPPLERRLSVCDRVFFSHRPSDFDPSFRCSHRPSDYSRASDYYSRPSDYYSRASDYSRQSDVSRCSYSDDDYAPGDSPSTGLYSPGSNENGSRISWNSSQYCLVASKQMVGIFLTVWVKSELREHVKNMKVSCVGRGLMGYLGNKGSISISMLLHQTSFCFVCTHLTSGQKEGDELRRNSDVMEILKKTRFPRVQSSAGEKSPENILQHDRVIWLGDLNYRIALSYRSAKALVEMQNWRALLENDQLRIEQKRGHVFKGWDEGKIYFPPTYKYSTNSDRYAGDDLHPKEKRRTPAWCDRILWYGEGLHQLCYVRGESRFSDHRPVYGIFSAEVESNHKRLKRATSYSTSRVQAEELLPYPRGYTELTFF